AATATTTCTGACCACGACGAGGAATGAAGATTTAAGCCTTGGTTTGATAAAGTTAGGTATCCCATACAGAGTGGGATTTGCCTTATCGACTGCTCTGAGGCTTGTGCCAACTTTCATCGGCACTGCAATAACAGTTATTCAAGCACAAAAAGCACGAGGCTTTGACCCTTTTACAGGAAATATAATCGAAAGGATAAAAAAATTTGTTCCCCTTTTAGGTCCTGTATTTCTCCTTACTTTGAGAAGTGCAGACACTCTTTCTCTTGCCCTTGAATCACGAGGATTTTCCATTAAAAGCAAAAGAACTTTTTACAGACAGTTGAAATTCGGAAGTAATGACATTATCTACGCCTCTGCAACCTTTATTCTTCTCGTTATTGGAGTTTTGCTTAAAATAGGGGGGAAGGGAAATTTAAGCGGCATTATTTCTTGATGACATCTCCTTTTGCACTTTCTCTTTCAATAATATTGAGCATAAAATCAACTCGTCTATCTGCAATTCCCCTTCTTACGGCTTCCTTTAGGATTTTTTTTGCCTCATCATATCTCCTTTGTGCAACCAGTGTTCCTGCAAGACCTGCATAAGCAGGAAAGTAATCTTCATTGTATGCAAGAGCATCTCTCAAGAGTCTCTCCGATTCTCTAACCAATCCTTTTTTTCTGTAAATATTTCCAAGACTCGTCAATATAACCTCATTTCTATCATTAATCGACAAGGCTTTTTCAAATTCCTTTATCGCCATATCTATATTTCCCTCTTTTTTGAAAATTTCGCCGAGATTTGAATGGGCTTTCCAATTCTTCTCGTCTAAGGATATTGCCCTTAAAAATTCAAGTTTTGCTTTTGCAAATTTGCCTTCCTCAAAATACACATTGCCGAGATTATTTCTTATTGCAGAAACTTCTGGATATCGGCTTGCTGCATATTCCCAAAGGGAATGGCT
This genomic interval from Candidatus Schekmanbacteria bacterium contains the following:
- a CDS encoding energy-coupling factor transporter transmembrane protein EcfT, whose protein sequence is MDYFLYKDSGSPIHKLDPRTKIFVLISSFILSLLFQNPIYNATILFLILIYGLIGKALVNIKVIWKLIVIISILSIIIWTFSIDGETKIFWNISKESILYGISAALKINSMIIAGIIFLTTTRNEDLSLGLIKLGIPYRVGFALSTALRLVPTFIGTAITVIQAQKARGFDPFTGNIIERIKKFVPLLGPVFLLTLRSADTLSLALESRGFSIKSKRTFYRQLKFGSNDIIYASATFILLVIGVLLKIGGKGNLSGIIS